Proteins encoded by one window of Bactrocera oleae isolate idBacOlea1 chromosome 4, idBacOlea1, whole genome shotgun sequence:
- the DNAlig1 gene encoding DNA ligase 1 isoform X1 — protein MAQRSITLVINTLKDSLVKVNSTNTFVFRSFFKPTASAGSEEASSTKRSRQESPQSNGKIGEPEKKIQRKSEETDKRDAKQNAQTNSTNRDTKKQSPKASKTSPKNKNTSSPFKKQISDVKKEITNEKEKVDSKPIIATSPFKKQISEVEKEITSEKDEFDSKPAKLKSESKLSKDDDASKQNSNKDESANVKKLSVEANQCGAEYNPASVRYHPIKDAYWKANQSTPYLALARTFEMIEDTKGRYKMVEILANFLSSVLLLNPDDLLSCIYLSINQLAPAYEGVELGVAETTLMKVIAVSTGRELKFIKTQTQEIGDLGIVAERSRVSQRMMFTPKPLTVQTVYQKLRTIAKSSGKAKSPIIHDLFVASRYSEARYIIRSLIGKMRIGIAEKSLFQALATALVSSKPYDDNYKKKKQSEADIKKDIEDITFLLKTAYCQCPNFDKIISTLLTQGIDDLLKHCSMEPGVPLKPMLAHPTRGVSEVMDRLKGNITCEWKYDGERAQIHRDKNGTVNIYSRNQENNTTKYPDVIKRIDHFKKDTVQSYIVDSEVVAWDIEQKQILPFQVLSTRKRKNVDVEEIKVQVCVYAFDLLYLNGEALTSKNFSERRQLLRDNFNEVEGEFQFATSCDTNEPDDIQGFLENSIKGNCEGLMIKSLDNDATYEIAKRSHKWLKLKKDYLTGVGDSLDLVVIGGYIGKGKRTGVYGGFLLACYDDENEEYQSICKIGTGLNDEDLSTHAKFFKEHTIPAPKSYYRFDASLAPDTWFEAVQVWEVKCADLSLSPVHKAGIGIIDPEKGISLRFPRFIRIREDKSTEDATAAQQVAYMYRNQDQVKNQKTNAAEFDDDFY, from the exons ATGGCACAAAGATCAATAACGTTAgttataaatactttaaaagATTCCTTGGTGAAAGTTAATAGCACAAATACATTTGTTTTTAGGTCTTTTTTTAAACCAACAGCTAGTGCGGGCTCTGAGGAAGCATCAAGCACAAAACGCAGCAG GCAGGAAAGCCCTCAGTCTAATGGAAAGATTGGGGAACCCGAGAAGAAAATTCAGAGGAAATCTGAAGAAACGGACAAAAGAGACGCAAAGCAAAATGCACAGACTAATAGTACAAATAGAGATACAAAGAAACAATCACCAAAGGCGTCAAAAACATCACCTAAGAACAAGAATACATCCAGTCCTTTCAAAAAGCAAATTAGTGATGTCAAAAAAGAGATTacaaatgaaaaggaaaaagTAGACAGCAAACCCATAATTGCCACTAGTCCATTCAAAAAGCAAATAAGTGAAGTCGAAAAAGAGATCACATCTGAAAAGGATGAATTCGACAGCAAACCTGCGAAATTAAAGTCTGAGTCGAAATTAAGTAAAGATGATGATGCTTCGAAACAAAATTCAAACAAGGATGAGAGTGCGAATGTTAAAAAACTCTCTGTGGAAGCCAATCAGTGTGGTGCCGAATACAATCCGGCTTCTGTGAGATATCATCCTATTAAAGATGCTTATTGGAAAGCAAACCAAAG CACACCATATTTGGCTTTAGCAAGAACTTTTGAAATGATCGAGGATACCAAGGGACGTTATAAGATGGTAGAAATACTAGCAAATTTCTTAAGCtccgttttattattaaatccaGATGATTTATTATCCTGCatttatttgagtataaatcaaTTGGCACCGGCATATGAAG gCGTAGAGCTCGGTGTAGCGGAAACCACCTTGATGAAAGTCATCGCTGTCTCAACGGGACGTGAACTGAAGTtcataaaaacacaaacgcaGGAAATTGGTGACTTAGGCATTGTTGCTGAGCGTTCAAGAGTTTCGCAGCGTATGATGTTTACGCCAAAACCACTCACCGTACAAACTGTCTATCAAAAATTGAGAACAATAGCAAAAAGTTCGGGCAAGGCAAAATCTCCAATTATACATGATCTCTTTGTGGCATCACGTTACTCCGAAGCTAGATATATTATACGATCACTAATTGGCAAGATGCGTATAGGAATTGCggaaaaaagtttatttcaagCTTTAGCCACAGCGTTAGTAAGCAGTAAACCCTATGATGATaactataaaaagaaaaaacaatctGAAGCGgatataaaaaaagatattgaGGATATAACCTTTCTACTTAAAACTGCTTATTG tCAATGTCCAAACTTCGATAAAATCATATCGACCTTACTTACTCAGGGCATTGATGATTTACTAAAACATTGCTCCATGGAACCCGGTGTGCCATTGAAACCTATGTTGGCGCATCCAACACGTGGTGTATCCGAGGTGATGGATCGCTTGAAGGGCAACATCACGTGCGAGTGGAAATACGATGGCGAACGTGCGCAAATCCATCGCGACAAAAATGGCACCGTTAATATATATTCACGTAATCAAGAGAATAACACAACCAAATATCCGGATGTAATAAAACGTATCGATCACTTCAAAAAGGACACGGTACAATCGTATATAGTAGACAGTGAAGTGGTAGCTTGGGATATTGAGCAGAAACAAATTCTACCCTTCCAAGTGCTTAGCACAAGGAAAAGGAAGAATGTAGATGTAGAGGAGATTAAAGTACAAGTCTGTGTATATGCATTCGATCTATTGTATTTGAATGGCGAGGCGTTGACTTCGAAAAACTTCTCCGAAAGAAGACAATTGCTGCGAGATAATTTTAATGAAGTTGAGGGTGAATTTCAATTTGCAACTTCATGTGACACCAATGAACCTGACGACATACAAGGCTTTTTGGAAAATTCTATTAAAG GTAATTGTGAGGGTCTGATGATTAAGTCGCTGGACAACGATGCCACTTATGAAATTGCGAAACGTTCACACAAGTGGTTGAAGCTGAAAAAGGATTATCTGACTGGGGTGGGTGACTCGTTAGATCTGGTTGTTATCGGCGGTTACATAGGCAAAGGCAAACGCACTGGTGTGTATGGTGGATTCTTACTAGCTTGCTACGACGATGAAAATGAGGAATATCAAAGTATATGCAAAATAGGCACAG GTCTGAACGATGAGGATTTGAGCACACATGCAAAATTCTTCAAAGAACACACAATACCAGCACCAAAATCATATTACCGTTTCGATGCTAGTTTGGCGCCCGATACTTGGTTTGAGGCCGTGCAAGTATGGGAGGTCAAATGTGCGGATCTTTCATTGAGTCCGGTGCATAAAGCCGGCATCGGTATTATTGATCCTGAGAAAGGTATATCACTAAGATTTCCACGTTTTATACGTATACGTGAGGATAAATCTACAGAGGATGCAACAGCTGCACAGCAAGTGGCTTATATGTATCGCAATCAAGATCaagttaaaaatcaaaaaaccaatGCTGCAGAGTTTGATGACGATTTCtactaa
- the DNAlig1 gene encoding DNA ligase 1 isoform X2, with product MAQRSITSFFKPTASAGSEEASSTKRSRQESPQSNGKIGEPEKKIQRKSEETDKRDAKQNAQTNSTNRDTKKQSPKASKTSPKNKNTSSPFKKQISDVKKEITNEKEKVDSKPIIATSPFKKQISEVEKEITSEKDEFDSKPAKLKSESKLSKDDDASKQNSNKDESANVKKLSVEANQCGAEYNPASVRYHPIKDAYWKANQSTPYLALARTFEMIEDTKGRYKMVEILANFLSSVLLLNPDDLLSCIYLSINQLAPAYEGVELGVAETTLMKVIAVSTGRELKFIKTQTQEIGDLGIVAERSRVSQRMMFTPKPLTVQTVYQKLRTIAKSSGKAKSPIIHDLFVASRYSEARYIIRSLIGKMRIGIAEKSLFQALATALVSSKPYDDNYKKKKQSEADIKKDIEDITFLLKTAYCQCPNFDKIISTLLTQGIDDLLKHCSMEPGVPLKPMLAHPTRGVSEVMDRLKGNITCEWKYDGERAQIHRDKNGTVNIYSRNQENNTTKYPDVIKRIDHFKKDTVQSYIVDSEVVAWDIEQKQILPFQVLSTRKRKNVDVEEIKVQVCVYAFDLLYLNGEALTSKNFSERRQLLRDNFNEVEGEFQFATSCDTNEPDDIQGFLENSIKGNCEGLMIKSLDNDATYEIAKRSHKWLKLKKDYLTGVGDSLDLVVIGGYIGKGKRTGVYGGFLLACYDDENEEYQSICKIGTGLNDEDLSTHAKFFKEHTIPAPKSYYRFDASLAPDTWFEAVQVWEVKCADLSLSPVHKAGIGIIDPEKGISLRFPRFIRIREDKSTEDATAAQQVAYMYRNQDQVKNQKTNAAEFDDDFY from the exons ATGGCACAAAGATCAATAAC GTCTTTTTTTAAACCAACAGCTAGTGCGGGCTCTGAGGAAGCATCAAGCACAAAACGCAGCAG GCAGGAAAGCCCTCAGTCTAATGGAAAGATTGGGGAACCCGAGAAGAAAATTCAGAGGAAATCTGAAGAAACGGACAAAAGAGACGCAAAGCAAAATGCACAGACTAATAGTACAAATAGAGATACAAAGAAACAATCACCAAAGGCGTCAAAAACATCACCTAAGAACAAGAATACATCCAGTCCTTTCAAAAAGCAAATTAGTGATGTCAAAAAAGAGATTacaaatgaaaaggaaaaagTAGACAGCAAACCCATAATTGCCACTAGTCCATTCAAAAAGCAAATAAGTGAAGTCGAAAAAGAGATCACATCTGAAAAGGATGAATTCGACAGCAAACCTGCGAAATTAAAGTCTGAGTCGAAATTAAGTAAAGATGATGATGCTTCGAAACAAAATTCAAACAAGGATGAGAGTGCGAATGTTAAAAAACTCTCTGTGGAAGCCAATCAGTGTGGTGCCGAATACAATCCGGCTTCTGTGAGATATCATCCTATTAAAGATGCTTATTGGAAAGCAAACCAAAG CACACCATATTTGGCTTTAGCAAGAACTTTTGAAATGATCGAGGATACCAAGGGACGTTATAAGATGGTAGAAATACTAGCAAATTTCTTAAGCtccgttttattattaaatccaGATGATTTATTATCCTGCatttatttgagtataaatcaaTTGGCACCGGCATATGAAG gCGTAGAGCTCGGTGTAGCGGAAACCACCTTGATGAAAGTCATCGCTGTCTCAACGGGACGTGAACTGAAGTtcataaaaacacaaacgcaGGAAATTGGTGACTTAGGCATTGTTGCTGAGCGTTCAAGAGTTTCGCAGCGTATGATGTTTACGCCAAAACCACTCACCGTACAAACTGTCTATCAAAAATTGAGAACAATAGCAAAAAGTTCGGGCAAGGCAAAATCTCCAATTATACATGATCTCTTTGTGGCATCACGTTACTCCGAAGCTAGATATATTATACGATCACTAATTGGCAAGATGCGTATAGGAATTGCggaaaaaagtttatttcaagCTTTAGCCACAGCGTTAGTAAGCAGTAAACCCTATGATGATaactataaaaagaaaaaacaatctGAAGCGgatataaaaaaagatattgaGGATATAACCTTTCTACTTAAAACTGCTTATTG tCAATGTCCAAACTTCGATAAAATCATATCGACCTTACTTACTCAGGGCATTGATGATTTACTAAAACATTGCTCCATGGAACCCGGTGTGCCATTGAAACCTATGTTGGCGCATCCAACACGTGGTGTATCCGAGGTGATGGATCGCTTGAAGGGCAACATCACGTGCGAGTGGAAATACGATGGCGAACGTGCGCAAATCCATCGCGACAAAAATGGCACCGTTAATATATATTCACGTAATCAAGAGAATAACACAACCAAATATCCGGATGTAATAAAACGTATCGATCACTTCAAAAAGGACACGGTACAATCGTATATAGTAGACAGTGAAGTGGTAGCTTGGGATATTGAGCAGAAACAAATTCTACCCTTCCAAGTGCTTAGCACAAGGAAAAGGAAGAATGTAGATGTAGAGGAGATTAAAGTACAAGTCTGTGTATATGCATTCGATCTATTGTATTTGAATGGCGAGGCGTTGACTTCGAAAAACTTCTCCGAAAGAAGACAATTGCTGCGAGATAATTTTAATGAAGTTGAGGGTGAATTTCAATTTGCAACTTCATGTGACACCAATGAACCTGACGACATACAAGGCTTTTTGGAAAATTCTATTAAAG GTAATTGTGAGGGTCTGATGATTAAGTCGCTGGACAACGATGCCACTTATGAAATTGCGAAACGTTCACACAAGTGGTTGAAGCTGAAAAAGGATTATCTGACTGGGGTGGGTGACTCGTTAGATCTGGTTGTTATCGGCGGTTACATAGGCAAAGGCAAACGCACTGGTGTGTATGGTGGATTCTTACTAGCTTGCTACGACGATGAAAATGAGGAATATCAAAGTATATGCAAAATAGGCACAG GTCTGAACGATGAGGATTTGAGCACACATGCAAAATTCTTCAAAGAACACACAATACCAGCACCAAAATCATATTACCGTTTCGATGCTAGTTTGGCGCCCGATACTTGGTTTGAGGCCGTGCAAGTATGGGAGGTCAAATGTGCGGATCTTTCATTGAGTCCGGTGCATAAAGCCGGCATCGGTATTATTGATCCTGAGAAAGGTATATCACTAAGATTTCCACGTTTTATACGTATACGTGAGGATAAATCTACAGAGGATGCAACAGCTGCACAGCAAGTGGCTTATATGTATCGCAATCAAGATCaagttaaaaatcaaaaaaccaatGCTGCAGAGTTTGATGACGATTTCtactaa